The following proteins come from a genomic window of Trifolium pratense cultivar HEN17-A07 linkage group LG4, ARS_RC_1.1, whole genome shotgun sequence:
- the LOC123924875 gene encoding LOW QUALITY PROTEIN: rhodanese-like domain-containing protein 10 (The sequence of the model RefSeq protein was modified relative to this genomic sequence to represent the inferred CDS: inserted 1 base in 1 codon) codes for MATNLNNLFKTSILNHKTNQKNNLFTTTTQKTTRFQVTINATSNKKSAKQLIESGSIRTILPKDASTAMNSEGFILLDVRPNWEREKARVKGSLHVPMFVEDKDNGPLTLLKKWVHFGYIGAWTGQYLTTFNSEFLSQVENVVPGKDSKILVACGEGLRSLTATSKLYNGGYKNIGWLVGGFNRSQDNDFSEIEGKEKLKYATIGXSLLLLPSITHTSPDSE; via the exons ATGGCAACCAATTTGAACAATCTATTCAAAACTTCAATTCTAAATCACAAGACAAACCAAAAGAACAACCTTTTCACTACAACCACACAAAAAACCACAAGATTTCAAGTTACTATCAATGCTACATCCAATAAAAAAAGTGCTAAACAACTCATAGAATCTGGTTCAATAAGAACAATTTTACCAAAAGATGCTTCCACAGCTATGAACTCAGAAGGTTTCATTCTCCTTGATGTTAGACCAAATTGGGAGAGAGAAAAGGCACGTGTGAAAGGGTCATTGCATGTGCCAATGTTTGTTGAAGATAAGGATAATGGTCCTTTAACTTTGCTTAAGAAATGGGTTCATTTTGGTTATATTGGTGCTTGGACTGGTCAATATCTCACCACTTTTAATTCTGAATTTCTTAGTCAAGTGGAAAATGTTGTTCCTGGTAAAGATAGCAAGATTCTTGTTGCATGTGGTGAAGGATTAAG GTCACTAACAGCAACTTCAAAGCTGTATAATGGAGGCTACAAAAACATTGGATGGTTAGTTGGAGGTTTTAATCGTTCACAAGACAATGATTTCTCAGAAATAGAAGGAAAAGAGAAGTTGAAGTATGCTACAATTG GGAGCCTCTTACTTCTTCCTTCAATTACTCATACTTCTCCAGACAGTGAGTAA